AAAGACCTTCTGATCTTCGAGGCTGTACTCGTGCGGCTGCTTCTTCAGCATGAACTCGGGTATGGGTATGTCCTTCTTGATCTCCTCCTCCCACAGCTTTTCCAGCACCCCGTCCATCATCACGATCAGGGCACGTGCCCAGAACTCCACCGACCAGAGCAGCAGCCGTCCCTTCTTGCCACCCGTATCGATGGTCTTGCGCCTCCGCCGATTGATGGCCTTGATCTCCGAGTCATCCACCTCCATGATGCGTTTGATGACCTCGTCCTTGGCCAGTTCAGGCATCGACAGATCCGGAGGCTCGAACTGATCCATGTTCAGGAGACGCAGCATTATGTTCATGTTGTCGTAGATCTTGTACAGCACTTTGTTGGTGTTTAGGACGCTGTCAATGGTGTCCTGCTTGAGCTGCTGGGCCTCGTGAAAGAGTTTGTTGAACTCCTGCTTGAGCGGATCGTTCAGATAGTACCGGAATTTGCAGGTCTCGTTGTACAGCTGATTCGAGGTGACAACATTCTTGTCCTGTAGCTGGAAAACAGGGGCCATAATGTGCTCGTAGACACTGGGGCCCTCTACCACAAAAGGCTTCAATTCTTGCAACCCCTTGGGATCCTCTGTCACCTCCTCTTCCTCCCCCTCCAGTTCTGTATCGGTAGCACGAGGGGCCTTAATAGCCGGGGTCTTACGCTGCTGGATAAACTCCTCCATATCGTCCATGGAGCCCATGGACATGCGTATGTGATCTTCCAGGTCGTAGAAACGAAACTTGTCGAACTCCACCATGTCCGGCTTGCGGCGCATCGAAAAGCTCTCGAAATTGGCGTCCGCAAAGATGGAGCGTACCTTGTAGTTGATGCTGACGGCCTCGCGGGTCACCAGCCGCATGATCCAGTCTCGGATGCGCGACTGATCCTCGATGGCCCGCTCCAGCGACTCCCGTTCCAGGACGCACAGCTTGTGGGCCTCCTCTGTAAGCGTATCCAGCCATTTGTAGTTGAAGCAGAACTTCTTGAAGATGCCCTTGGTTTTGCCCGTCACCGAAATATCGTAATCTATGAGCTCCGTGACCTTTGCGGAAAACTCCCCGATCATCGTGAAGACCTTTTCGCGCTTGAATAAGTCCGCCTTGGTGTACTCCTCCTTCGTCTCCGTCTTCCGCTGGGTGATGGGCACGAACTGGTTCACCTTGTAGTTGGTCTGCTCCAGCAGATTTACGTCATCGTTGGGCAGCTGCCGCTCTACATTCTCCCGCACAAAGTCCGAAAGCGAAGGCAGACGCGTCACTCGAAGATTCTGGTTCGACATCAAGGTAATCAGGTATCTGAAAGCACGTCGGAGACGAGTGCGATTGATTaagaggaaagaaagaaagatcCCACACATTACTTGGAATTGAAGCACTCCCGTGCGCGCAGTAGACTCTCTGGGTCAAATGCGAGATTGAGGAAGCGGCAGACCATGAAGGGCTTTCGCGCCCGCTTGTGCTGCCGGAAATGGATCACAATGCCGCCCACGCTCCAGGTGAGCAGATTCTTGGTCATCATGATGCCCAGTATGTAGCCAAAGTGCGGCGTCTGCacggaggagagccactgTATCTCGTCCTTTTCGTTGAGTAGAAACTGATCAAAGTTGGGCGAGTCTAAGGCCACCCCAATAATCTCGATCTGCGTCCAGCGACCCATTGGCGGCTGCACACAGAACGACACGTACGGATTGGGCAGTGGATACTCCCGCCGATGGAGACGCTTGTCCTTGCCCCAGTTGAAGATCCACCATTCGGTCGCGTAGCCGGGAAGCTTTACGTTCTCATCCCGATGGATGCCCACAATCAGCCGGGGGCCTTCGACCAGCATGAAACTGTGGACAAACACCTGTTTGAGGTGCTGGCTCAGATCCAAGTAGGGCGTCATTTTGGGGGGCCGATAATCCAGCTGGACGATGTGCAGGCCCCTGACCTGGTCCTGAAACACCAGCCAAGCGTCGTGGAAATCCAGGGCAGCCACCCCCATAGTATTGGTCTCCAGTTCGTACGTGACACTCGCACTCGAAGCCTTGTCGAAGTGGATCATGCAGAGACGTCCATCATCGGTGCCCACAATGACGATGGCCATAATGCGGTGCGAATGCATCGAGCTGGCATTGGCTACTGCCACCTCGCAGAGTGTGTTCCCTTTGGCCAGGTCCATCATGGCCACTTTGTCGCTGTGCAGGACGCACACGCACTCCTCCTTGAGCCCTGCAAGCACTCGGAATGTGATCACGAGATTGCCAGTGGGGGCGACGTCCTCCAGCGTGCCTACATTGCCCTCGACCACGACCTGAGCGATGCTGCCCAGTCGCTCCTCGGCATAGATCTCTCCGTTGTAGTTGCTCAAGAACCTATTAATGTCCCCCAACCGCTGCTGATCAATCAGCCACTCGGCCGAGTAGCCTCCGGCCTTCTTCTTCACGTAGAAGGCATGCGTGTTATTCGAGATGAGCAGACCCATGCGATGTGAGATCAAGGCGTGAGGACGGGCCCCCGTGTGCTCAAGATCCTCGCGCAGATAGACGGGCTTCCACTGGCTCTTGAGCAAGAAGCAGGCAATGTCCACCTGGAAGAGCTCGCCGTAGTCGTTTACCACGTACAGGTTATTGTCGTCGCCGAAGCACATGAAGTTGTCGCAGGACTTGAGAAAGTGCTTGCCCACATCCACATAGGAGATCTGGTGCAGCTTCGACTCCTTCTCGATGGAGCAGATTTCGTAGCAGAGGATGCTCATCTCTGGCTTGTGGAACTGCACAATCGTCGGCAGGTTGGAGTTGCTCAGGAAGAGGCTCCGAGCAACGGTGGGCACGTTGGTCACTTGCTCCACGATCAGGCTGCCGGTGCGGAAGTTGTACACGCAGATCGGAAAGTCCGGATACCCGCCCACGCCCACCAGCAGATCGTTCTCCGAGAAGCGGATGTCTTTGTACTTGATCATGTGGGCTAAAATGATACACCAacaccatcagcatcagaatcagcatcagcatgtCACAGCCACCTTTCGTTATCTCTCTACTCACGGGTGATTGTGTTGAACTTGACCATTTCCGGATACTTGTAGATGTAGATGTgcggccgcagcagcaccTCGGCAAACGCGAAAAGGGGGAAGCGATTGTGTCCGGCATAAACGCTGATGTACAGTCCCGTGGCCACCGTCTCCGCCTTGAAGTAGCTCACGGCCTTGGTCTGCAGGTGCACAAACTTGATCACGTTCCCATTGCGCAGGCTGAGGACATCGGGGCCCACATTGGCAATGCTGCTCTTGTCCCAGACGTTGCACCAACTGGGGCACGACCATAATTAGCTCAACTCCTCTTAAGTTACTCGTAAAAACTTACCAAATTGCTGATGATATATTCATACTGTAACTAACTGCTTGTCGCCTGTTCTGATTATAGttctggctgttggctgtatTTTGAAAGTCAACAAGCTACCGGGTTGCTATGATGACAAACGATTCCATGACAACACTTCGTTGTGCTGTATGTACTAGTTTATAATTTCttcaaaaatatcaaaatctataaaaatagATCCTGAGACGCACTCATAATATACTTCTTTTTTGGGAGTGGAAATTGGAAAAAGgagtttaaatatttgatataaatttatttctaaattcaaaataaattactTCATATTTAGCTAgagtattttaaatattaatttaaatttaaatatggatCAACCGATTTTCAACCGATTCTCAAAGTCTTCCGGGTTCTACAGTGCATAGGGTTTTCCATTTAAGTGTCTGACCCATTTTAGCTGTCTTGGAGCAGTAAAGTAATCGAATGCGCTGCCCTTTCCATAATCCTCTCCTTTCATTCGATACCCACCCAATCGCTTGACGCCATTACAACAAATCGTTTCTGCGGAAAAGCCCAGACAAAAATAATACGTACAATATTCATATTATTATGACAGCGAGGAgatgctgaatgctgaatgctgtctactgtctgctgtctgctgtctgctcggggcacaaataaaaatattgtatttcaATTGTCAATTGAACTTAGTGCAGCGCCACCAAGAAATCCCCCGAAAAATACGAAAATGTAATCAAATCATATGAAAAAGCCACGAAAAGTTGAGAGCTGTAAACGAAACgagatgacgatgacgatgacattCGTCGACGATTTGCAGCTCGAGAAGCGGAGCCATAAAGAACGTTTTCGAGCATACTTTCGGGCGGGGGAGACTAAATGCGTCTGCTGTGTTGTCGCtctgtggttgttgctgggCTTGTGGCTTGTCAATGGTTATTGATTGTATGGGTGTCATGTGTGTGTAATCCGAACGGTACTattccacagagagagagagagcggtgGCATGTAAAGCCGGGGCGGAAGCTTTTAAGACGTTTTTCCTGCCCCCAGACCCCGACCACCCCGACAACCACACCGAcgccgaccccgaccccgaccccccCGCGAACACCATGTGAAATGTGAGGCCGTTGAGCTGCTTGGTATTTGCATTACTCGTGCACTCGTACGCCCAACAACAAGGATGAAAATAAAAGATTTTCCCTTTGCTACGACTTGTCAAGAAGGGAGGGAAATCGGAGCACGCTCGtataaaaaaaagcagaagaagTAAAACGCGTTTTCCAATATTCCAAACACAAAAGCGGCTTGGCAAATCCTCAAGAG
The sequence above is a segment of the Drosophila pseudoobscura strain MV-25-SWS-2005 chromosome X, UCI_Dpse_MV25, whole genome shotgun sequence genome. Coding sequences within it:
- the LOC4813302 gene encoding uncharacterized protein, which gives rise to MNISSAICWCNVWDKSSIANVGPDVLSLRNGNVIKFVHLQTKAVSYFKAETVATGLYISVYAGHNRFPLFAFAEVLLRPHIYIYKYPEMVKFNTITPHMIKYKDIRFSENDLLVGVGGYPDFPICVYNFRTGSLIVEQVTNVPTVARSLFLSNSNLPTIVQFHKPEMSILCYEICSIEKESKLHQISYVDVGKHFLKSCDNFMCFGDDNNLYVVNDYGELFQVDIACFLLKSQWKPVYLREDLEHTGARPHALISHRMGLLISNNTHAFYVKKKAGGYSAEWLIDQQRLGDINRFLSNYNGEIYAEERLGSIAQVVVEGNVGTLEDVAPTGNLVITFRVLAGLKEECVCVLHSDKVAMMDLAKGNTLCEVAVANASSMHSHRIMAIVIVGTDDGRLCMIHFDKASSASVTYELETNTMGVAALDFHDAWLVFQDQVRGLHIVQLDYRPPKMTPYLDLSQHLKQVFVHSFMLVEGPRLIVGIHRDENVKLPGYATEWWIFNWGKDKRLHRREYPLPNPYVSFCVQPPMGRWTQIEIIGVALDSPNFDQFLLNEKDEIQWLSSVQTPHFGYILGIMMTKNLLTWSVGGIVIHFRQHKRARKPFMVCRFLNLAFDPESLLRARECFNSKYLITLMSNQNLRVTRLPSLSDFVRENVERQLPNDDVNLLEQTNYKVNQFVPITQRKTETKEEYTKADLFKREKVFTMIGEFSAKVTELIDYDISVTGKTKGIFKKFCFNYKWLDTLTEEAHKLCVLERESLERAIEDQSRIRDWIMRLVTREAVSINYKVRSIFADANFESFSMRRKPDMVEFDKFRFYDLEDHIRMSMGSMDDMEEFIQQRKTPAIKAPRATDTELEGEEEEVTEDPKGLQELKPFVVEGPSVYEHIMAPVFQLQDKNVVTSNQLYNETCKFRYYLNDPLKQEFNKLFHEAQQLKQDTIDSVLNTNKVLYKIYDNMNIMLRLLNMDQFEPPDLSMPELAKDEVIKRIMEVDDSEIKAINRRRRKTIDTGGKKGRLLLWSVEFWARALIVMMDGVLEKLWEEEIKKDIPIPEFMLKKQPHEYSLEDQKVFRVYEEAVRQLEEDRRKYLRILADNEAKTLDLKGKHILKLNQRVAELMILKLKYDFALKQSRVRLLTTEVTNFKRVHIRKRIGMFRTDFDKLNDYISRYGALLDFWEKGLADAKTRLEAQQTRDRAIERYFRSTFLNTVPHAQHEMTKLFKKRPKLPAKVFNSVLICMETSHKLSGKQSQRIAFPLPKEIHEFLAYIAEIDAPKNCPPQVDAKSWESFIKLRRQKMESEVRLKAVGYQLADGQNYLTSIAKDLMALRDSKNVTQKSSEESVQTYLEVMRNMSLQLTLTLGQVEVSVMGTAAALANTVLMHVDDINDVNRLIKDAGNKKIKAMQRVAIFRRQVIFKEWEHKLYKANIAYLKYMLDAIEKCKVSMEFLNILRNWEKVKAERQKYMAAGAIERVIQQKIAAFKKHIERINLKIDMVKAKTLEIKRSSHTIDFKIERIKVDVTFQNTLRDTMMEEKRDREQRERMSQIKTHRQLMENVRRHYAHVLELQTILELLRLRTYPTLGPPLPQCLPPVPEHILSSVPP